Proteins from a genomic interval of Schistocerca piceifrons isolate TAMUIC-IGC-003096 chromosome 3, iqSchPice1.1, whole genome shotgun sequence:
- the LOC124788319 gene encoding uncharacterized protein LOC124788319, with translation MAFRGLSDKLFTPNNGKFLGLVQLLAKFDPIMEEHVRLALNGDLADHYCVNRWKILTDHLKMYTLKNVSDTRWEARIDSVKAVRYQLCEMHDALVSLADATEQSDTAVSHEATTLGGQLKDFSFIVSLVTWYDVLFQINVVSKASQSPTINFVEFMGILDKCCSYLETYRQTGFEQAIVTATELASDLDTQQLFKPQMRLRRIKRRPGEEAVDDQITDPKKKFKVEFFNALLDTVHISKKERFEQMQEFSATWSFLFDIKKNQNKEELIQCCSKLQEKLTVNMKSDIDGNLLCDEILGLQHYLEDSQATPIEALNFIKKHNLQELYPNIWITLRILLTIPVTVASGERSFSKLKLIKTYLQSTMSQTRLTSLASLSIENKVAENLDFANLIRDFADRKARKVKF, from the exons atggcattcagagggttatcagataaattatttaccccaaataatggaaaattcttaggtcttgtacagttattggcaaagtttgatccaatcatggaagagcacgtcagactggcattgaatggtgatttggctgaccattattgc gtaaatagatggaaaattttgaccgaccatttgaagatgtacaccctgaaaaatgtaagtgacacacgctgggaagctcgaattgatagcgtcaaagcggttcgttatcaattatgtgaaatgcatgacgctttggtttccttggccgatgctactgaacaaagcgatactgcggtgtcacacgaagcgacaacactaggaggacaattaaaagacttcagcttcattgtttctctcgtgacatggtatgatgttctgtttcaaataaacgttgtgagtaaagcaagtcagtcacccacaatcaactttgtcgagtttatgggaatccttgacaaatgttgctcttatttggaaacatatagacaaacaggtttcgaacaagctattgtaacagcaactgaactggcttcggatcttgatacgcagcaattatttaaaccacaaatgcgattaagacgtattaaacgcaggccgggtgaagaggctgttgatgatcaaataactgacccaaaaaagaagtttaaagtagagtttttcaatgcactgttggacaccgtgcacatatccaagaaagaaagatttgaacagatgcaagaattttctgcgacgtggagtttcttgtttgacattaaaaaaaatcaaaataaagaagaactaatacaatgctgttctaaattacaagaaaagttaactgtcaacatgaagtcagatattgatggaaatttgctgtgcgacgaaattttaggcctgcaacactatctcgaagacagccaggcaacgcctattgaagccttaaacttcataaaaaagcataatcttcaagagttatatcccaacatctggataacgttacgtattttgctaacaataccagtgactgtcgcaagcggcgaacgcagtttttccaaactgaagttgataaaaacgtacctgcagtctacaatgtctcaaacaagactaaccagtttggcctcactgtccattgaaaataaagttgcagaaaacctggactttgctaatctgatcagagactttgccgacagaaaagcgagaaaagtaaaattttag
- the LOC124789164 gene encoding zinc finger MYM-type protein 5-like produces MPEEKEMIKKKLSGSENRKRKAEKEKVLEETKKHMNIYKYLKGNSKANTSDIESKVHVSANISSDCEQLYTKNIQSPIEGDQIDQRSTSLHESSDISPSQNKHMTSVVDESINVLAIKEYNVSDVGTWPKVLNARDIDRIIICGPSQVCLNNFPKDENGRHFSSTHYTRKLSNEETIR; encoded by the coding sequence atgccagaagagaaggaaatgattaaaaaaaagctttctggttcagaaaatcggaaaagaaaagctgaaaaagaaaaagttcttgaagaaactaaaaagcacatgaatatttataagtaccttaaaggaaattctaaggcaaatacttcagatattgaatcaaaagtccatgtatcagcaaatatttcttcagactgtgaacaattatacacaaaaaatatacaatcacctattgaaggtgatcaaattgaccagcgcagtacatctttgcatgaatcctctgatatttctccaagtcaaaataaacacatgacatctgtggtcgatgaaagtatcaacgttcttgcaataaaagaatacaatgtttctgatgtaggtacgtggccaaaagtacttaatgctagagatatagatcgcattataatatgtggaccctcacaagtatgtctaaataactttccaaaagatgaaaatgggcgtcatttctcttcaactcattacacaagaaaactatcaaacgaagaaactatcagatga